The nucleotide window GATTTTACCTGTTCTGGTATTGGTATTCATAAGTCTGAGTGCATTCAATTCTCAGTGGAATGTGTTCTTAAAAACCATTACTCATAAGGAAACGAGGAAAAAGGTTGTGGCCATAACCTTCGATGATGGCCCAGATCCAGAAATCACACCAAAGGTTTTAAAGCAACTTGAAAAGCACAAAGCAAAAGCCACCTTCTTTTGTATAGGAAAAAACATTGTGAAGCATCCAGAAATAATCCAAACTCAAGATAAATTAGGAAATGAAATTGCCAACCATAGTTACTTTCATGGAAATTTCATCGATTTTCATAATTCTGTTGGTTGGATAAAAGAAATTATAAAAACAGATCAAGCAGTAGAAACAAGTATTTCGAAAAGACCTAATTATTTTAGGGCACCATATGGTGTAACTACTCCACATTTAGCACGTGCCTTGAAAACAACCGGACATCAAATAATTGGATGGTCCATAAGATCTTACGATACATTTATAAACAATCCATATCGAATCTTTACACGCATCAAAAAAAGAATTCACCCCGGAGCAATTATTTTATTGCATGATACAAATGAGCGGTGCCCAGTTGTTTTGGAACAACTATTGATATTTCTAAAGGAGGAAGGATACAGAACTGTAACTGTTAAAGAATTATTGAATGAAACTTAAAAAGTTCCTCTACTCATCACTGTCTTTGTTCTTTTTATGTTTAAGTGGTTTTGGTCAACAACAAATGTCTATGGCCGAGGCTGAAATCTTGAAAGAAAAAGTTGAAAAGTCGTCAAAAAATATACAGTCTTTAGAATGTAATTTTGTTCAGACCAAACACATAAATATGTTAGAAAATGAGGTTGTAAGCACAGGTATATTGTACTACAAAAATCCTGATAACATAAAATGGGAATACCTCAGCCCAAAACTAATTTCAAGTGTCTTCAAGGGAAATCAACTATATGTTATAGAGGAGGATAATTCCAAGAAAATTGATTTGAACTCAAATAAACTAATTCAGAACCTGAATGAACTGGTTACGAATTCCATCAAGGGCAATATTTTTGACGAATTACTTTTTAACCTTACCTATTTTGAAACAACTGAAAATTATAGGGTTGAGTTTGTTCCTAAAGAAAAAAAGATAAGACGCTATTACAATTCATTTGATATGATATTCTCAAAAACTGACTTTCAATTAAACAGCCTTTATCTCCGAGAAGCAAACGGTGATTATACCTTAATTGAGTTTAGAGACAAAAAACTCAATGGTGAAATTTCGGATAGTACTTTTAAGGTGAATTGATATTATATGGAAACCTCCATTTTTCAAATTGAACGTATTGAAGAAATTGAAAAAAATATATTGAGCTGTTCAATTTCTTTAAATGCTGACCATCCAATTTATCAAGGCCATTTCCCCAGCGATCCTATAACTCCTGGAGTGGTTTTTTTTCAGGCATTAAAACAAATACTCGAAATAAATTTGAATAAAAAATTGTTGATGACAGAAGTTAAAAAGGCTAAATTTCTTGAAATTACCAGGCCAAAAATATCAGATTCCCTTATTTTCAATATAAATTTTAGATTGAATAATGGGGCATTTGATGTTAAAAACAAGACTACTTTTACAAACCATACCGTCTTATTCAATTGTAATGCTACATTTGTAGAAATGACTAATCGATAATTTCCTTATGCCAACGGCTAAAGAACTATTTAAAAAATATAAATGTTGTGTTGTAATTCCCACGTTTAATAACGGAGGCACTTTAACCCGTATCCTTAACGGAGTGATGGAACATGCAGATAACATTTTTGTGATAAATGATGGTTCAACAGACAATACCAAAGAAATTCTAAATTCATATAACAGTATACAGTCTATAAATCTTCAGGAAAACAGGGGCAAGGGAAATGCTTTGAAGTTAGGCTTAAAGACTGCAATTGAACAGGGATACGACTATGCGATTACCCTAGATAGTGATGGTCAGCATTTCCCAGAGGACATTCCATTATTTCTAAATGCTTTATCAACCTCTTCCAATAAAAATTTAATGATTATTGGAGATCGCAACATGAATGAGGCCGAAGTTCTTTCTAGAAGTGCTAAGGGAAATAGAGTTTCCTCATTTTGGGTGCATGCGGCTACCGGATTACGTCTAAAAGATTCCCAATCAGGTTTCCGACTGTATCCTTTGCAGGCAATCAGCCAATTAAGCTTTTACGACTGGACCCGAAAGTTTGAATTCGAAGTAGAGGTTATTGTAAAAAGCTATTGGGCAGGTGTAACTATTCAACATGTACCAATAAAAATCTTATACAATTTTTCAGAAAGGGTATCACACTTTAGGCCCTTTATGGATATTGCTAGAATAGTAATATTAATTACTTGGTTTCTTATAATGCGTCTGTGCTATATTATACCAAGAGACTTTGTAAGAAAACTTAAGGAAAAAGGACTTGGAAAGTTTCTGCGGGAAGATTTACTACAAAGTGGAGATTCACCGAGAAAGAAAGCTTTATCAATTGCTTTGGGCGTATTTATAGGCCTCTCGCCATTTTGGGGTTTGCATACAGTTTTGGTAATTTTTTTGGCCGTCTTATTAAGATTAAACAAAGTAATCGCGTTTACCTTTTCCAATATTAGCCTACCACCTTTTATTCCCTTAGTTATATTTTTAAGTACCTATACAGGGAATTTTGTACTAGGACAAAATAGCTATTTTAGTTTTGAGGAGGTTCGACAGAATTTTAATTTGGTTCGTGAACTTGAAACCTATTTTGTAGGTAGTCTAGTGTTGAGTACCATAGTTTCTGTAGCCTTCGGATTAATAGGGTATTTCATATTGCTCTATCGAGAAAAAAACACCAAACTGGTAAATGTCTAATTTCTTTTTTGGGTTACACAAATGGATTTCTTCCAATATTGGAAAGTTCAGTGTCCTATTTATTCTTGCATTGGTGATTTTGGGGTTCACGGCAGCCCAAGTACATCTAAGTGAAAATATTGAAGACCTTATCCCTAAAAAAAAGCAGAATAAGGAATTACAGGAGGTTTTAGATCAAATTCACTTTACCGACCAATATGTTATAAAGTTTGAACTAGCGGACAGCCTAACAATTGACAATCTTACTTCTTCAGCCCAAAACTTTCTAGATTCTGTATCCACATTTCAAGCAAAATATATAGATAATATTCAAGGCAAAGTAACGGATGAAGAAGCTGAATCTTTTCTAAAATTGGCGTATGAATTTATGCCTCTCTACCTTAAAAAAGAGGACTATAAAAAAATTGATAGTTGGCTAAACAAGGATAGTATCTTTAATATAACCCAAAGAAACTATAATAATATTATCTCTTCAACTGGCTTAATTAGTAAACAAATCATTCCTAAAGATCCTCTTGGATTATCCCTATTAGGTTTACAGAATATTCGTGAACATACAGTAAATAATACATTTTTAATTAAGAATAATTTTTTAGTAAGTCCAGATGAACGTCAATTGCTTTTGATCATTACCCCAAACCCGAATTTAAATCCAAAGCAATTAGATTATCTATCTAATGCTATCATAAGGATTTCAGATAATATCCAAAAGGCTTCAGCTAATATTGAAATTCTAATGTACGGTGGTCCATTAATTGCGAAAGGAAATGCAGATCGAATAAAAAGGGATGTACTAAGCACTGTTGGGATTGCATTAATATTGTTGGTATTACTCCTAATACTCTATTACAGAAAATTAATTATTCCATTTTTGCTGCTCGTCCCAACATTAATTGGGGGTTTGATAGGGTTGAGTGTATTATTTCTATTGAAACCAGAGGTTTCCTCCATTTCTTTAGGTATAGGAGCTATTTTACTAGGTGTAACCATAGATTTTTCACTTCATATTGCTACACATCTTAAGAAAAACCCCAATGTTGCAGACCTCTACCAAACAACTACTGCGCCTATCCTTATGAGTGCACTTACCACATCGTTGGCTTTTTTTTGTTTAAACTTAATAGACTCACCAGCTTTAAACGATTTAGGATTATTTGCTTCAATAAGTGTGTTTTCTTCAGCATGTGTCTCACTAATATTCATTCCATTGGTATATAAACCTCAACTGAGTCCGGGTGGAGGAAATCACAAAGTTATTGCCATAGAAAAAATTGCTGCGTTTAATTATCATCAAAATAAACCTTTAATAGTAAGTGTAGTTGCATTACTAATAATTTCAATTGTATTCTATGGAAAGGTTGGTTTCAATAACGATCTTTCAAAACTTAATTATTTAGAACCTCGACTTGAAAAAGCGGAGAAGGAACTTGATGAATTAACTTTGGCAGGATCCAAATCACTATATGCTGTAAGTTACCACAATGACTTTCAAGAAGCGTTAAGAACCAATGACGCCCTGAATAGGAAATTGGAAAAATTGAAAAATGAAAACCGCTTAGAATCATTTACCTCGATTTCTCCAATGTTGAAATCAGATAGCTTACAATCTGTTTTGAACAATACATGGCGTAATTTTTGGACTCAATCTAAAATTGACAGCCTGCAGTTCTTTCTTAATCACAGCGCAGCTAAAGTGGGATTTAAGCAAAACACTTTTCAACCATTCATCAATCGGTTAAGGGCTATGAATTCAAAGGTAGATTTTTCTGATTACAATGAAATTCCAAGTCTTGCCTTGCGAAATTTTATCACTACTTCAACTGAGTTAAACACTATTACTTCGATTATAAAAGTTAGGGAAGATCAAATAAATCCTACTCTTAATAATTTCAAGGATGAACCTTCCCTAATTATTATTGATCGCCAAAAGCTAAATGAAGATCTTTTGGGACACCTTAAATCTGAGTTTAATTTGCTTCTACTCTATTGTTCCGTTGCAATAATCCTATTATTACTCGTATTCTACCGAAATATTAGATTAACGTTGGTTACTTTATTGCCAATCTTAATTACTTGGATCATTACGATTGGTTTGATGGGACTTTTTAAAGTTGAATTCAATGTTTTTAATATTATTATTTCCTCCTTTGTCTTTGGGCTTGGAGTGGATTATAGTATTTTTATTACGAATGGTTTGATGATGAAACACAAAGAAAATCCTAATAAAATTATCACCAGTAAAGTAGGAATATTACTATCCGTACTTACCACAATTACCGGAGTTGGAGTTATGGTTTTTGCTGAACATCCTGCATTACATTCTATTTCAATGGTTTCTGTAATTGCCATTTTTACTGCTGTTTTGGTATCATTCACTTTACAACCAATCGCATTTAAATTTTTGATGAAAAACACATATGGGAAAAATTAATACTGTACCCATTAAACGCATAAAATCGGTAACGAAAGAGGAGTTTCTGAGAAATTACTATAATCCTCAAGAACCAGTGTTGATTGAGGATTTGGTGAAGGATTGGCCGGCTTACAAAAAATGGAATTTAGATTATATACAGTCAAAAGCTGGAGACCAAATAGTTCCATTATATAACAATGAACCTACAAAAGGACACAAAAAATCTGTTGTGCCAGCCAAAAAAATGAAGCTTGTAGATTACATTGAAATCTTAAAAACACAACCTACAGACCTTAGGATGTTTTTTTATAATGTTCTCCAAAAAATGCCAGATCTCACCAAAGATTTTGATTATCCAGATATCGGTTTAAAATTTTTCAAAAAATTGCCGGTAATGTTTTTTGGAGGGAAAGGATCTAAAGTATTGGCCCATTATGATATGGATTTGGCCGACCTAGTACATGTTCATTTCCATGGTCATAAAAGAGTGACTTTGTTTTCGCCAGATCAAGCACAATATCTTTATCAGGTTCCTTTTACAGTACATAATTTAGAAACAATTGATATGGATAAGCCAGATTTCGAAACCTATCCCGCACTAAGAAATGTAACTGGTATTCTAGCAGAGATGAAACATGGAGATGCTCTTTATATGCCTAGTGGCTATTGGCATTATATAACCTATTCAGATGGTGGTTTTTCAATTACTTTAAGGGCCTTCCCAAGAAAGCTTAAAACCCTTGGTCATTTATTTAAAAACCTCATTTTTATGCGAAATTTTGAAAATGCCATGCGTTACGCGTTCGGACAAAAATGGGTTGATTACAAAGAGCGGTCAATCTTAGAGCGGTTAAACAGAAAATATAAATCAATATCGTAATTGCCATTTAAAGCCACTATACTAAGAAATGTTATAGGCCTTTGCCTCCTATTCCTTTTTTCTTGTGGCATTAATAAATCAATTAATCATCAACCCCAACTTGATGGCTATACTCAGGATAT belongs to Aegicerativicinus sediminis and includes:
- a CDS encoding polysaccharide deacetylase family protein; its protein translation is MNLILVFLLVPKIWWWILPVLVLVFISLSAFNSQWNVFLKTITHKETRKKVVAITFDDGPDPEITPKVLKQLEKHKAKATFFCIGKNIVKHPEIIQTQDKLGNEIANHSYFHGNFIDFHNSVGWIKEIIKTDQAVETSISKRPNYFRAPYGVTTPHLARALKTTGHQIIGWSIRSYDTFINNPYRIFTRIKKRIHPGAIILLHDTNERCPVVLEQLLIFLKEEGYRTVTVKELLNET
- a CDS encoding LolA family protein gives rise to the protein MKLKKFLYSSLSLFFLCLSGFGQQQMSMAEAEILKEKVEKSSKNIQSLECNFVQTKHINMLENEVVSTGILYYKNPDNIKWEYLSPKLISSVFKGNQLYVIEEDNSKKIDLNSNKLIQNLNELVTNSIKGNIFDELLFNLTYFETTENYRVEFVPKEKKIRRYYNSFDMIFSKTDFQLNSLYLREANGDYTLIEFRDKKLNGEISDSTFKVN
- a CDS encoding DUF2062 domain-containing protein; translated protein: MPTAKELFKKYKCCVVIPTFNNGGTLTRILNGVMEHADNIFVINDGSTDNTKEILNSYNSIQSINLQENRGKGNALKLGLKTAIEQGYDYAITLDSDGQHFPEDIPLFLNALSTSSNKNLMIIGDRNMNEAEVLSRSAKGNRVSSFWVHAATGLRLKDSQSGFRLYPLQAISQLSFYDWTRKFEFEVEVIVKSYWAGVTIQHVPIKILYNFSERVSHFRPFMDIARIVILITWFLIMRLCYIIPRDFVRKLKEKGLGKFLREDLLQSGDSPRKKALSIALGVFIGLSPFWGLHTVLVIFLAVLLRLNKVIAFTFSNISLPPFIPLVIFLSTYTGNFVLGQNSYFSFEEVRQNFNLVRELETYFVGSLVLSTIVSVAFGLIGYFILLYREKNTKLVNV
- a CDS encoding MMPL family transporter; this encodes MSNFFFGLHKWISSNIGKFSVLFILALVILGFTAAQVHLSENIEDLIPKKKQNKELQEVLDQIHFTDQYVIKFELADSLTIDNLTSSAQNFLDSVSTFQAKYIDNIQGKVTDEEAESFLKLAYEFMPLYLKKEDYKKIDSWLNKDSIFNITQRNYNNIISSTGLISKQIIPKDPLGLSLLGLQNIREHTVNNTFLIKNNFLVSPDERQLLLIITPNPNLNPKQLDYLSNAIIRISDNIQKASANIEILMYGGPLIAKGNADRIKRDVLSTVGIALILLVLLLILYYRKLIIPFLLLVPTLIGGLIGLSVLFLLKPEVSSISLGIGAILLGVTIDFSLHIATHLKKNPNVADLYQTTTAPILMSALTTSLAFFCLNLIDSPALNDLGLFASISVFSSACVSLIFIPLVYKPQLSPGGGNHKVIAIEKIAAFNYHQNKPLIVSVVALLIISIVFYGKVGFNNDLSKLNYLEPRLEKAEKELDELTLAGSKSLYAVSYHNDFQEALRTNDALNRKLEKLKNENRLESFTSISPMLKSDSLQSVLNNTWRNFWTQSKIDSLQFFLNHSAAKVGFKQNTFQPFINRLRAMNSKVDFSDYNEIPSLALRNFITTSTELNTITSIIKVREDQINPTLNNFKDEPSLIIIDRQKLNEDLLGHLKSEFNLLLLYCSVAIILLLLVFYRNIRLTLVTLLPILITWIITIGLMGLFKVEFNVFNIIISSFVFGLGVDYSIFITNGLMMKHKENPNKIITSKVGILLSVLTTITGVGVMVFAEHPALHSISMVSVIAIFTAVLVSFTLQPIAFKFLMKNTYGKN
- a CDS encoding cupin-like domain-containing protein yields the protein MGKINTVPIKRIKSVTKEEFLRNYYNPQEPVLIEDLVKDWPAYKKWNLDYIQSKAGDQIVPLYNNEPTKGHKKSVVPAKKMKLVDYIEILKTQPTDLRMFFYNVLQKMPDLTKDFDYPDIGLKFFKKLPVMFFGGKGSKVLAHYDMDLADLVHVHFHGHKRVTLFSPDQAQYLYQVPFTVHNLETIDMDKPDFETYPALRNVTGILAEMKHGDALYMPSGYWHYITYSDGGFSITLRAFPRKLKTLGHLFKNLIFMRNFENAMRYAFGQKWVDYKERSILERLNRKYKSIS